One genomic segment of Styela clava chromosome 3, kaStyClav1.hap1.2, whole genome shotgun sequence includes these proteins:
- the LOC120342599 gene encoding chromodomain-helicase-DNA-binding protein 5-like, with translation MAEIGTDEGAMEIETNDGLGYDSLPGTPEQEKYRKKSRKKDRSGKKAKKKRKTEASDEDNEGSAIESDPEVSFNIDGEKQKRKRKKDKKKKVEDIKTSKEICEEWGLPPFEHDYTDEEYKTYVTYRLFNQFARTKLATLYPSLVIAKMYPLINALWREFQSLEGFQEMQESSSNAPSSGVPTPTMMAAEMEDSPQPSVLRGPTASVDVVPVDKKSRSRSTTPKFGMKKEKKVAPLRIRLPMKRKKKDASSEEENSPSDNDSDMDFAETLAASVLEGETKPKQSKRGGAKGRKIKSTKKKTKPKMRDPSEEGYETDHQDYCDVCKQGGEIILCDTCPRAFHLVCLDPPLDKAPEGKWPCPVCQAQGIKPKDSDAEEFSEEEVEEEVQEEDDHMEFCTVCKDGGDLLICDTCPNSYHLNCLNPPMVVVPDGEWSCPRCACPQPKGRLEKVMAWRWRDAPYTEVPDDRPGNETGKKKLWGYRQREFLVKYHHLSYWEVEWITELQLEIYFIHQWRTFTRRNDMEEETPLEWDDEWTNKELANKYYKYGINPDWLAIHRIINHKKAGRSGQIQYLVKWKDLGYDKASWILETNEEVIGLQDAIKKYHEHRESIEGAVKEKKKKKRREDRKKEDKPDPSEKYEDQPTYITDIGVALHDYQLEGLNWLRFSWSQGTNTILADEMGLGKTIQTIVFIKSLVHEGHSKGPFLISVPLSTMINWEREFELWAPELYVVAYYGGKDSRAVIREHEFSFTDNAIRSGNKAYKMKTGCLVKFHVLLTSYEMCSIDNTTLGSVDWAAVCIDEAHRLKNNQSKFFRVLSEYSFGFTLLLTGTPLQNNLEELFHLLNFLCPEKFNELDVFLDEFADISQEDQISKLHDMLGPHMLRRLKADVLKNLASKSEFIVRVNLSPLQRKFYRYILARNFEGLNSRGGANNSSLLNIMMDLKKCCNHPYLFNKAAEEATRTANGAFEGHELIKASGKLIVLHKMLRKLKEQGNRVLVFSQMTRVLDLLEDFMEYEGYKYERIDGSITGSLRQEAIDRFNAPGAQQFCFLLSTKAGGLGINLATADTVFIYDSDWNPHNDIQAFSRAHRIGQAKKVMVYRFVTKNSVEERVAQVAKHKMMLTHLVVRPGLGSKSGALSKQEMDDILKFGTEELFKNDDDDNTEGSDFIHYDDAAIDKILDRSQEGIQEKEKDTGLNEYLSSFKVATYKFSETQDEPEQEREIIKDEMAEPDPTYWERLLRHHYEQQQEELASTLGKGKRVRKQVNYYHAHNVAEQEREWEDNGSDYSIHSDAGEDDEEFDDPGRRRARREANKPLPPMLARVAGNIEVLGFNSRQRKTFLNFVMRYGMPPMENFHARWLVRELRSKTEKEFKAYVSLFMRHLCEPGSDNSDTFSDGVPRDGISRQLVLTRIGIMALINKKVKEYRKINGDWSFPHLNPVWQMKHNAEANEITHISSVPSSVKSASSSVGNSPVPTPSASKPVSPSGDSKEAEDVKTESASQDDSVTAEGEKMDVQEGVDKKASTGSKDAQTKDNDSPPNAADENQTVKAEPDSDVKDVEKKGESKPEKHKFMFNIADGGFTELHTLWQTEELAAIHSGRINEIWHRRHDYWLIAGVATHGYARWMDIQHDHRFAIVNEPFRAMNEKGNFLEMQNKFLARRFKLLEQALVIEEQLRRAAYLSLTQDPKHPAMALNARFAEVECLAESHQHLSKESLAGNKPANAVLHKVLNQLEDLLSDMKADVGRLPATFSRIPPVAARLHMSERGILNRLARQRQETPQDQASAPVQPGEYPTYELMPFGPFTSGQALPSSHVASKEASSKVNYSQMLQEHDRSSTGTTEQSVITIED, from the coding sequence atggctGAAATTGGTACCGATGAAGGTGCCATGGAAATAGAAACTAATGATGGTTTGGGTTATGATAGTCTTCCTGGAACTCCTGAACAagagaaatatagaaaaaaatctAGAAAAAAAGACAGAAGCGGTAaaaaagcaaagaaaaaacgtAAGACCGAAGCCAGCGATGAGGATAACGAAGGATCTGCTATTGAAAGTGATCCAGAAGTGTCTTTTAACATCGATGGAGAAAAACAGAAAAGGAAAAGGAAGAAGGACAAAAAAAAGAAGGTTGAGGATATAAAGACATCTAAAGAGATTTGTGAGGAGTGGGGTTTGCCTCCATTTGAGCATGATTATACTGATGAAGAGTATAAAACCTATGTAACTTACCGACTTTTCAATCAGTTTGCCAGAACAAAACTTGCTACATTATATCCAAGTCTTGTAATAGCAAAAATGTATCCGCTTATAAATGCGCTGTGGAGGGAATTCCAGTCTTTGGAAGGATTTCAAGAGATGCAGGAATCAAGCAGTAATGCACCATCATCGGGTGTGCCAACGCCAACAATGATGGCAGCTGAGATGGAAGATTCACCCCAGCCTTCTGTTTTGCGAGGTCCCACTGCTTCTGTGGATGTGGTGCCTGTGGACAAAAAGAGCCGTAGTCGTAGCACCACACCAAAATTTGGGatgaaaaaggaaaaaaaagttGCTCCTCTTCGTATCAGGCTTCCcatgaaaagaaaaaagaaagatGCTTCGAGCGAAGAAGAAAATTCACCATCAGATAATGATTCAGATATGGATTTTGCAGAGACCTTGGCAGCTTCTGTTTTAGAGGGTGAAACCAAACCAAAGCAATCTAAAAGAGGTGGAGCAAAGGGAAGAAAGATAAAAAGCACAAAGAAGAAAACAAAGCCTAAAATGAGAGATCCAAGTGAAGAAGGATATGAAACAGATCACCAAGATTACTGTGATGTTTGTAAACAAGGTGGCGAAATTATTTTATGCGATACATGTCCTCGTGCTTTCCATCTTGTATGCTTGGATCCCCCATTAGACAAAGCTCCAGAGGGTAAATGGCCTTGCCCTGTTTGTCAGGCACAAGGAATCAAACCAAAAGATAGTGATGCTGAAGAGTTTTCAGAGGAAGAAGTTGAGGAAGAGGTTCAAGAAGAAGACGATCATATGGAGTTTTGTACTGTTTGCAAGGATGGTGGTGATCTGCTAATCTGCGATACTTGTCCAAACTCTTATCATTTAAATTGTTTGAATCCGCCTATGGTTGTTGTTCCAGATGGTGAATGGTCATGCCCAAGATGTGCTTGCCCACAACCCAAGGGTAGACTTGAAAAGGTGATGGCTTGGAGATGGAGAGATGCTCCATATACTGAAGTACCTGATGATAGACCAGGTAATGAAACAGGCAAGAAAAAGTTGTGGGGTTATAGACAGCGGGAATTTCTTGTAAAATATCATCATCTATCTTACTGGGAAGTGGAATGGATAACAGAGCTACAACTTGAAATTTACTTCATTCATCAGTGGAGAACATTTACGCGTCGTAATGATATGGAAGAGGAAACACCATTGGAATGGGACGATGAGTGGACAAATAAAGAATTGGCGAACAAGTATTACAAATATGGTATAAATCCAGACTGGCTTGCAATACACAGAATTATCAATCATAAAAAAGCAGGGAGAAGCGGCCAAATCCAATATTTAGTAAAATGGAAGGATTTGGGATATGATAAGGCTTCGTGGATATTGGAAACCAATGAAGAAGTCATTGGATTACAAGATGCTATTAAAAAGTATCATGAACATAGAGAGAGTATAGAAGGAGcagtaaaagaaaaaaaaaagaaaaagcgcAGAGAAGACAGAAAAAAAGAAGACAAACCTGATCCTTCTGAAAAGTACGAAGACCAACCTACATACATCACAGATATTGGTGTTGCATTGCATGATTACCAACTAGAAGGTCTGAATTGGCTCAGATTTTCTTGGTCACAAGGTACCAACACCATTTTAGCAGATGAAATGGGTCTGGGAAAAACTATTCAAACTATTGTATTTATAAAATCATTAGTTCATGAAGGTCATTCGAAGGGACCTTTTTTAATATCGGTACCATTATCCACTATGATCAATTGGGAACGAGAATTTGAATTGTGGGCACCAGAACTTTATGTTGTAGCTTACTATGGTGGAAAGGATTCTCGGGCAGTCATTCGAGAACATGAATTTTCATTCACTGACAATGCAATCAGATCAGGAAATAAAGCATACAAAATGAAAACCGGATGCCTTGTTAAATTTCATGTCTTGCTGACGTCATATGAAATGTGTTCCATCGATAACACAACTTTGGGGTCTGTCGATTGGGCAGCTGTTTGTATTGATGAGGCACATAGACTGAAAAACAACCAGTCAAAGTTTTTTAGAGTGCTATCTGAATATAGCTTTGGATTCACACTTCTTCTGACAGGAACGCCATTACAAAATAACCTAGAAGAACTTTTTCATCTGCTGAATTTCTTATGTCCAGAGAAGTTCAATGAACTAGATGTCTTTCTTGATGAGTTTGCTGATATATCACAAGAAGATCAGATTTCGAAATTGCATGACATGCTTGGACCACACATGCTGCGTAGACTAAAAGCAGATGTCCTAAAAAATCTTGCATCAAAAAGTGAGTTCATAGTTCGAGTCAACCTTTCACCACTTCAACGAAAATTTTATCGATACATTCTCGCCAGAAACTTTGAAGGTCTAAATTCAAGAGGAGGAGCAAATAATTCTTCATTGCTTAATATTATGATGGATTTAAAGAAATGTTGCAACCATCCATACCTGTTTAATAAAGCTGCAGAGGAAGCTACACGTACGGCAAACGGTGCGTTTGAGGGTCATGAATTGATCAAAGCAAGTGGAAAGCTCATTGTTTTGCATAAGATGCTTCGTAAGTTAAAAGAACAAGGAAATAGAGTTCTGGTCTTCTCCCAAATGACAAGAGTTCTCGATTTATTGGAAGATTTCATGGAATATGAAGGTTATAAATACGAGAGAATAGATGGATCTATTACTGGTTCTTTACGTCAAGAAGCAATAGATCGCTTCAACGCTCCTGGTGCTCAACAATTTTGCTTTTTGCTATCAACCAAAGCTGGAGGTTTGGGTATAAATCTGGCAACTGCTGATACTGTCTTTATATATGACAGTGACTGGAATCCTCATAATGATATTCAGGCCTTTAGCAGGGCACATCGAATAGGACAAGCTAAAAAGGTGATGGTGTACAGATTTGTGACAAAAAATTCAGTTGAAGAAAGGGTTGCTCAAGTCGCTAAGCATAAGATGATGCTCACTCACTTGGTGGTAAGGCCTGGACTAGGTTCAAAATCTGGTGCACTTTCAAAACAAGAAATGgacgatattttaaaattcggTACTGAAGAGCTTTTCAAGAATGATGATGATGACAATACTGAAGGCAGTGATTTTATTCATTACGATGATGCCGCTATTGACAAGATTCTCGATCGAAGTCAAGAAGGTATTCAAGAAAAGGAGAAAGATACTGGATTAAATGAATATCTAAGCTCCTTTAAAGTTGCTACCTATAAATTCAGTGAAACTCAGGATGAGCCTGAGCAAGAACGAGAAATAATTAAAGATGAAATGGCTGAACCAGATCCAACCTATTGGGAGCGTTTGCTGCGACATCATTATGAACAGCAACAGGAAGAACTGGCTTCCACTCTCGGAAAAGGAAAACGTGTTCGAAAGCAAGTCAATTACTATCATGCTCATAATGTTGCGGAACAAGAACGTGAATGGGAAGACAATGGAAGTGATTATAGTATACACAGTGATGCTGGTGAAGATGATGAAGAATTTGATGATCCAGGCAGACGACGTGCTAGGCGTGAAGCCAACAAGCCTTTGCCACCTATGCTTGCAAGAGTTGCCGGTAACATTGAGGTTTTGGGCTTCAACAGTAGACAGCGGAAAACTTTTCTCAATTTTGTTATGCGCTATGGTATGCCTCCAATGGAGAACTTTCATGCACGTTGGCTTGTACGAGAACTACGAAGCAAGACAGAAAAGGAGTTCAAAGCTTATGTCTCATTGTTCATGCGCCATTTGTGTGAGCCTGGATCAGACAATTCCGACACATTTTCAGATGGTGTTCCAAGAGATGGTATTTCTAGGCAATTGGTACTCACAAGAATTGGAATTATGGCTCTGATAAATAAGAAAGTCAAAGAATACAGGAAAATAAATGGGGATTGGAGTTTTCCACATCTGAATCCAGTTTGGCAAATGAAGCATAATGCAGAAGCAAACGAAATTACTCACATATCCTCTGTTCCTTCATCTGTTAAGTCTGCATCATCTTCAGTAGGCAATTCTCCAGTTCCAACTCCCTCAGCTTCCAAACCTGTTTCACCATCTGGTGATAGCAAAGAAGCAGAGGATGTTAAAACCGAAAGTGCATCACAGGATGATTCTGTGACAGCTGAAGGAGAGAAGATGGATGTCCAAGAAGGAGTAGACAAAAAAGCTTCTACTGGAAGTAAAGATGCTCAAACTAAAGATAATGATTCGCCACCTAATGCAGCTGATGAAAATCAAACTGTTAAAGCTGAACCTGATTCAGATGTGAAAGATGTTGAAAAGAAAGGAGAATCTAAGCCTGAAAAACACAAATTTATGTTCAATATTGCTGATGGTGGATTCACTGAACTTCACACATTGTGGCAGACTGAAGAACTTGCTGCTATCCATTCAGGTCGTATAAATGAAATATGGCACAGACGTCATGACTATTGGTTGATTGCTGGGGTCGCAACTCATGGATATGCACGATGGATGGACATTCAACATGATCATAGATTCGCGATTGTGAATGAACCATTCAGAGCAATGAATGAAAAGGGAAATTTTCTTGAAATGCAGAATAAATTTCTTGCCAGGCGATTCAAACTTTTAGAACAAGCTCTTGTTATTGAAGAACAGTTACGTCGTGCTGCTTATTTGAGCTTGACGCAGGATCCCAAACATCCCGCAATGGCACTAAATGCACGATTTGCAGAAGTAGAATGTTTAGCGGAAAGTCATCAACATCTATCAAAGGAGTCATTGGCTGGTAACAAACCAGCAAATGCAGTGTTGCACAAAGTTTTAAATCAACTGGAAGATCTTCTTTCAGATATGAAGGCTGATGTAGGTAGACTTCCTGCCACATTTTCACGAATTCCTCCTGTTGCAGCAAGACTTCACATGTCAGAGAGAGGAATTTTGAACAGGTTAGCACGTCAGCGTCAGGAAACTCCACAAGATCAAGCAAGTGCACCGGTACAACCAGGAGAGTATCCTACCTATGAATTGATGCCTTTTGGACCTTTTACTTCAGGTCAAGCACTCCCAAGCTCTCATGTTGCATCAAAGGAAGCATCGTCAAAAGTCAATTACAGTCAAATGCTGCAAGAACATGATCGTTCATCTACTGGGACAACTGAGCAGAGTGTCATTACTATTGAGGATTGA
- the LOC120342602 gene encoding tRNA (guanine(10)-N(2))-methyltransferase TRMT11-like: MAKKYLIVLAQEHFEFRIPELESVAGIFKKRLLDIWDKQLIDHSLSNHVDESLQIQNEDDEKMSIHNYFNQYDTPYILLHNVSEQDVKNIMSRTILAKNAYEIWGYGKTYNDMKKSILEFPEDAKKSCFNSSFCIRVKACGRKMSIPEQIKIIDSLEDVLPFEGEVDLKSPENEFHVIEDYGAHKGKKFSGDPHYIYFGRLIADGQRNLLQSYSVKTRKFIGNTSMDAGLSFIMSNVAKVKPGDYVCDPFVGTGSLLIAAARHGGFVTGGDINYNILHARGKSSRVGAGYRDKDETIKDSLKQYELQNKYLDVMVQDNASNAWRSPLNMCHGIFDAIITDPPYGIRERCRKVGKNKEVATSANEPTIHYPEQTAYHLDQVFIDLLTFAARTLVPGGRLVYWLPIYRPEYSDDIIPRHPNLKLLYNCEQPLKRETSRRLLVMEKCEKEIADCQTNGASFNSDAHRGHNAFRNKYFKTK; this comes from the coding sequence ATGGCgaagaaatatttaattgtacTTGCACAAGAGCATTTTGAATTTCGGATTCCTGAACTCGAGTCAGTTGCTGGGATATTTAAGAAGAGATTACTTGACATATGGGACAAGCAATTGATAGACCACTCATTGAGTAATCACGTTGATGAGTCTCTTCAAATACAGAATGAAGATGATGAAAAAATGTCTATACACAATTACTTCAATCAATATGATACTCCCTATATTCTATTGCATAATGTTAGTGagcaagatgtaaaaaatattatgtctAGGACCATTTTGGCAAAGAATGCTTATGAAATATGGGGATATGGAAAAACTTATAATGATATGAAGAAATCTATATTAGAATTTCCTGAAGATGCAAAAAAATCTTGCTTTAATTCGTCATTCTGCATCAGAGTAAAAGCATGTGGACGCAAGATGTCAATTCCGGAACAAATTAAGATAATAGACAGCCTTGAAGATGTTTTACCATTTGAAGGTGAGGTTGATCTTAAATCACCTGAAAATGAATTTCATGTTATTGAGGACTACGGTGCCCATAAaggcaaaaaattttctggtgatcctcattatatatattttggtcGACTCATTGCTGATGGCCAAAGAAATTTGCTTCAAAGCTATTCTGTAAAGACCCGAAAGTTTATTGGGAACACATCCATGGACGCTGGTTTATCTTTTATCATGTCAAATGTTGCTAAAGTTAAACCAGGAGATTATGTTTGTGATCCATTTGTGGGCACAGGTAGTTTACTAATAGCTGCCGCTCGTCATGGTGGTTTTGTCACCGGTGGGGATATAAATTATAACATTTTACATGCCAGAGGAAAGTCTTCGAGGGTGGGTGCTGGCTATAGGGACAAGGATGAAACTATAAAAGACAGTTTAAAACAATATgaacttcaaaataaatatctggACGTAATGGTTCAGGATAATGCAAGTAATGCCTGGAGAAGTCCCTTGAATATGTGTCATGGTATTTTTGATGCAATCATTACTGATCCTCCATATGGAATACGTGAACGCTGTCGAAAAGTTGGTAAAAACAAGGAAGTGGCCACTTCCGCAAATGAGCCCACAATACACTATCCGGAACAAACTGCGTATCATCTTGATCAAGTTTTCATTGACTTGTTGACATTTGCAGCCCGAACATTAGTCCCAGGTGGAAGGCTTGTTTACTGGTTGCCTATTTATAGGCCTGAATATTCAGATGATATTATTCCACGCCATCCTAATTTGAAACTTTTGTATAATTGCGAGCAGCCACTAAAAAGAGAAACTTCAAGAAGATTGTTAGTGATGGAAAAATGTGAAAAGGAAATAGCGGACTGTCAAACTAATGGGGCTTCTTTTAATAGTGATGCACATAGGGGTCATAATGCATTccgtaacaaatattttaaaactaaatga